The following coding sequences are from one Bacteroidales bacterium window:
- a CDS encoding peptidoglycan DD-metalloendopeptidase family protein, whose translation MNFWKNYKIFFLFALLFFAERITYCQQKETIRKKIDEIKEEIEYLNGLLEKRESEKKNYISTISLVERKINSQEKYVFALESEIGNLERIIKEYDGILKNLSEKLEGLKMSYGIALRNYYLKRDKVYFWVYLLAADNMVQSQRRFLYYRQYIKEMEYKAKSIQELLNEIGDKKKQAQILINDRINLMKLKESEIKKLEENKKQKIIILEKLKKEQGEIRKQITEKKSIAEKLEKEMKKIIEEEIKRSKGKNVISLTAEEKIIAGNFERNKGRLPWPVEKGVIIDKFGEHPHIVLKNVKVRNNGIDIETEKNSDVRSIYEGVVTKIVSILGAKFTIIIRHGNYLSVYQNIDDVLVKNGEKVQTGQKIGKVINMEGEDNPVIHLEIWKDFERMDPEEWIRIK comes from the coding sequence ATGAATTTCTGGAAAAATTATAAAATATTTTTTCTTTTTGCATTGTTATTTTTTGCTGAAAGAATAACATACTGTCAGCAAAAAGAAACAATACGCAAAAAAATTGATGAAATAAAGGAAGAAATTGAATATCTGAATGGTTTGCTGGAAAAAAGAGAAAGCGAAAAGAAGAACTATATTAGTACTATTAGCTTGGTTGAAAGAAAAATAAATTCGCAGGAGAAATATGTGTTTGCTTTGGAATCAGAGATAGGAAATCTTGAGAGAATTATAAAAGAGTACGACGGAATTTTGAAAAATTTGTCTGAAAAGTTGGAGGGGCTGAAAATGTCCTATGGAATTGCATTGAGAAATTATTATTTAAAACGGGACAAGGTATATTTTTGGGTTTATCTTTTGGCAGCTGATAACATGGTCCAATCTCAAAGAAGATTTTTATATTATAGACAGTATATAAAGGAAATGGAATATAAGGCAAAAAGCATTCAGGAATTATTGAATGAAATTGGTGATAAAAAGAAACAAGCACAGATTTTAATAAATGATAGAATAAATTTAATGAAACTAAAAGAATCAGAGATAAAAAAGCTTGAAGAAAATAAAAAGCAGAAGATAATTATATTGGAAAAGTTGAAAAAGGAACAAGGTGAAATACGAAAACAAATCACTGAGAAAAAAAGTATTGCTGAAAAGCTTGAAAAGGAAATGAAGAAGATTATTGAGGAAGAAATAAAAAGAAGTAAAGGAAAAAATGTTATTTCTTTAACGGCCGAGGAAAAAATTATAGCAGGAAATTTTGAAAGAAATAAAGGAAGGTTACCTTGGCCGGTTGAAAAAGGAGTAATAATTGATAAATTCGGAGAGCATCCCCACATTGTCCTGAAAAATGTAAAAGTAAGGAACAATGGAATTGATATTGAAACGGAAAAGAATTCTGATGTACGATCTATTTATGAGGGTGTTGTGACAAAGATTGTAAGTATTTTGGGCGCAAAATTTACTATTATTATTCGACATGGTAACTACTTATCTGTATATCAAAATATTGATGATGTATTGGTGAAAAATGGGGAAAAAGTACAAACAGGACAGAAAATAGGAAAGGTTATAAATATGGAAGGTGAAGATAATCCTGTGATACATCTTGAAATATGGAAGGATTTTGAACGAATGGATCCGGAGGAATGGATAAGAATAAAATGA